A single window of Chloroflexota bacterium DNA harbors:
- a CDS encoding ABC transporter substrate-binding protein, whose protein sequence is MSRRKLLRGGAAALAGGVGVAALAACGEAEVVEKTVTVTVTEVKEVVKEVPVETVVTKEVIKEVPVETVVTKEVIKEVPVETVKEVEVEKVVTRDVIREVEVQKVVERVVEKIVEQAAERAPGIDIHNLDSAVNIGLKPWDPKVGGEVSYMTFGNPTNFDPATWGGRTAEPANMFYELLYNYGPGNAILPTLASDLPEVSDDKLSWTVPLRNDVSFHDDTPFDADAAIFNFDRFLDEELPRGHVVRDIAGITGIEKVNDFTLRFHTDQPQAFFLKFIAHQHVVFASPKAITEMGEDLDRHAVGTGPYKFLEWEDDVKIVGERFDNWAWGPSYLPNQGPAYPDRMRSQIFGFNMTDNAQAFEAGEVDILLNWSFADYKRVSENPKYHVIGFAAPGMGQYMPLHTQLWPLDDLAVRKALLFGVDRRTVTVRANGGTAPTNISNLLVPGTVGRSAEAGQLYTYDPAKGSALLDEAGYAMGDDGFRYAPDGRKLEISYPDRGDPVVELFKLDVERSLGIQVNIPKMDEATHREQAQDGAFHTTWIGVAGPNGDVLYDRFHTSFYGRPGRAYSFFEWDGVPATATEGAKIDGLLDAARASFDPDEQRAIWEEAELYLMENAVAIPLVHDYLPWLSNPDRIGGVLHLGIDYLPSYGQFYSTQE, encoded by the coding sequence TTGAGTCGTCGCAAGCTGCTCCGCGGTGGGGCGGCGGCGCTGGCGGGCGGTGTTGGAGTAGCCGCTCTGGCCGCGTGCGGCGAGGCCGAGGTCGTCGAGAAGACGGTCACGGTCACGGTCACCGAAGTCAAGGAAGTGGTGAAGGAAGTCCCGGTCGAGACGGTGGTCACCAAAGAGGTGATCAAGGAAGTCCCGGTCGAGACGGTCGTCACCAAAGAGGTGATCAAGGAAGTCCCGGTCGAGACGGTCAAAGAGGTCGAGGTCGAGAAGGTCGTCACCCGCGACGTGATCCGTGAGGTTGAAGTCCAGAAGGTCGTCGAGCGGGTGGTCGAGAAGATCGTCGAGCAGGCCGCCGAGCGCGCGCCGGGCATCGACATCCACAACCTCGACTCGGCGGTCAACATCGGTCTGAAGCCGTGGGACCCCAAGGTTGGCGGCGAGGTCAGCTACATGACCTTCGGCAACCCGACGAACTTCGACCCGGCGACGTGGGGCGGACGCACCGCCGAGCCGGCGAACATGTTCTACGAACTGCTGTACAACTACGGCCCGGGCAACGCGATCCTGCCGACGCTGGCTTCCGACCTGCCCGAGGTTTCGGATGACAAGCTGAGCTGGACGGTGCCGCTGCGGAACGACGTGTCCTTCCACGACGACACGCCGTTTGACGCGGACGCCGCGATCTTCAACTTCGACCGATTCCTCGACGAAGAGCTGCCGCGCGGCCACGTCGTTCGCGACATCGCCGGCATTACGGGCATCGAGAAAGTCAACGACTTCACGCTTCGGTTCCACACGGACCAGCCGCAGGCGTTCTTCCTGAAGTTCATCGCTCACCAGCACGTGGTGTTCGCCTCGCCAAAGGCCATCACGGAGATGGGCGAGGATCTCGACCGCCACGCGGTCGGCACCGGTCCCTACAAGTTCCTCGAGTGGGAAGACGACGTGAAGATCGTCGGCGAGCGGTTCGACAACTGGGCCTGGGGCCCGTCGTACCTGCCGAACCAGGGTCCGGCGTATCCCGACCGCATGCGGTCGCAGATCTTCGGCTTCAACATGACCGACAACGCCCAGGCCTTCGAGGCGGGCGAAGTCGACATCCTGTTGAACTGGTCATTCGCCGACTACAAGCGGGTGTCCGAGAACCCGAAGTACCACGTCATCGGCTTTGCGGCGCCGGGCATGGGGCAGTACATGCCCCTGCACACGCAGCTCTGGCCGCTGGACGACCTGGCGGTGCGCAAGGCGCTGCTGTTCGGCGTCGACCGGCGAACCGTGACGGTGCGCGCGAACGGCGGCACGGCTCCGACCAACATCAGCAACCTGCTGGTGCCGGGCACCGTCGGCCGCAGCGCCGAGGCCGGCCAGCTCTACACGTATGACCCGGCCAAGGGCAGCGCGCTGCTTGACGAGGCCGGCTACGCCATGGGCGACGACGGCTTCCGATACGCGCCGGACGGCCGCAAGCTCGAGATCAGCTACCCCGACCGCGGCGACCCCGTGGTCGAGCTGTTCAAGCTGGACGTCGAGCGGAGCCTGGGCATCCAGGTGAACATCCCGAAGATGGATGAGGCCACGCACCGCGAGCAGGCCCAGGACGGCGCCTTCCACACCACGTGGATCGGCGTGGCGGGTCCGAACGGCGACGTGCTGTACGACCGCTTCCACACTTCCTTCTACGGTCGACCGGGCCGCGCCTACTCGTTCTTCGAGTGGGACGGCGTTCCGGCCACCGCGACGGAAGGCGCGAAGATCGACGGTCTGCTGGACGCCGCGCGGGCCAGCTTCGATCCGGACGAGCAGCGGGCCATCTGGGAGGAAGCCGAGCTCTACCTGATGGAGAACGCGGTTGCCATCCCGTTGGTGCACGACTACCTGCCGTGGCTGTCCAACCCGGACCGCATCGGCGGCGTGCTGCACTTGGGTATTGACTACCTGCCCAGCTACGGGCAGTTCTACAGCACCCAGGAGTAG
- a CDS encoding ABC transporter permease — protein MLATNTLAEGETGLEAAAAPKPRSEWTMAWRRLRRNKAALGGLGILIIISLAAIFADVIATEPENHFDIMAAELPPGSEGHPLGTDDIGRDVFSRIVRGSRISLRVGFSAVTISAIAGTLIGLSAGYFGRWVDMVISRFIDVMLAFPGLLLAMTVVAALGSGLNNAMIALGVAGIPFYARVVRSTTLAARELVYVRAARAVGMSDARIMLRHILPNIVSPILIMATLGLGGAILAAAGLSFLGLGAERPSPEWGLELSSSRHLLRSSWWISTFNGLAIAITVLSINLLGDGLREALDPQAGAWSH, from the coding sequence ATGTTGGCCACCAATACGCTGGCTGAGGGCGAGACCGGGCTCGAGGCCGCCGCCGCGCCGAAACCGCGCAGCGAGTGGACGATGGCGTGGCGGCGGCTGCGCCGGAACAAGGCCGCCCTCGGGGGGCTGGGCATTCTGATCATCATTTCGCTGGCGGCGATCTTTGCCGATGTCATTGCGACCGAACCGGAGAACCACTTCGACATCATGGCGGCCGAGCTGCCTCCGGGTTCGGAGGGCCACCCGCTAGGCACCGACGACATCGGGCGCGACGTGTTCAGCCGCATCGTGCGTGGCTCGCGGATTTCGCTTCGCGTCGGGTTCTCCGCGGTGACGATTTCGGCTATCGCCGGGACGCTGATTGGGTTGTCGGCGGGCTATTTCGGGCGCTGGGTGGACATGGTCATCAGCCGGTTCATTGACGTGATGCTGGCGTTCCCGGGATTGCTGCTGGCGATGACGGTGGTTGCCGCTCTTGGGTCTGGCCTCAACAACGCCATGATTGCGCTGGGAGTGGCCGGTATCCCGTTCTATGCGCGCGTGGTGCGTTCGACGACGCTCGCCGCGCGGGAGCTGGTGTACGTGCGGGCGGCGCGCGCCGTGGGCATGTCCGACGCCCGCATCATGCTGCGTCACATTCTGCCAAACATCGTTAGCCCAATTCTGATCATGGCCACGCTGGGTCTGGGCGGGGCCATCCTGGCCGCCGCGGGCTTGAGCTTCCTGGGCCTGGGCGCCGAGCGCCCGTCGCCCGAGTGGGGCTTGGAGCTGTCATCGAGCCGGCATTTGCTGCGGTCGTCGTGGTGGATCTCCACCTTCAACGGGTTGGCCATCGCCATCACGGTGCTGTCGATCAATCTGCTGGGAGATGGGCTGCGCGAGGCGCTCGATCCGCAAGCTGGGGCGTGGTCGCACTGA